In Kaistella faecalis, a genomic segment contains:
- a CDS encoding energy transducer TonB: protein MRYYFIFILLILYSNSFAQDIYEQYPAGQTDYTGGNVQFYKDFHQVLKDKKLQPCENKKEAFSFRIVVYPDKKIKYVKSEDSESLEKNKCAFELTKEVAKYLTGWNPALVDGNKVAAVTSFWIIPHELFQELPEGYDPVNDMEMATYEGGINNFRKKVFQSIDLSRFTFNGTFRLEVTFIVEPDGKISNIQLAESSGLKAFDDMVVKGISQIRNKWTPGNIHGIPVRYRFRLPLAFKMD from the coding sequence ATGCGCTATTACTTTATTTTTATCTTACTTATACTTTACTCAAATTCTTTTGCACAAGACATATACGAGCAGTACCCTGCCGGACAAACGGATTATACTGGCGGGAATGTTCAGTTTTACAAAGACTTTCATCAGGTCCTGAAAGATAAAAAACTCCAGCCCTGCGAAAATAAAAAAGAAGCTTTCAGTTTCCGGATTGTAGTGTATCCCGACAAGAAGATCAAGTATGTTAAAAGCGAAGACTCTGAAAGTCTGGAGAAAAACAAATGTGCATTTGAACTTACAAAAGAGGTTGCCAAATACTTAACCGGTTGGAATCCAGCTCTTGTAGATGGTAATAAAGTTGCCGCCGTTACAAGTTTCTGGATCATTCCTCATGAACTGTTTCAAGAATTACCGGAAGGTTACGATCCTGTAAACGATATGGAAATGGCAACATATGAGGGTGGGATTAATAATTTCCGAAAGAAGGTCTTTCAAAGCATTGACTTATCGCGCTTTACTTTTAACGGAACTTTCAGACTTGAGGTAACTTTTATTGTAGAACCGGACGGGAAAATAAGCAATATACAGCTGGCGGAATCTTCAGGCCTAAAAGCTTTTGACGATATGGTAGTTAAAGGAATATCGCAGATCCGCAACAAATGGACTCCTGGAAACATCCACGGAATTCCAGTGAGATATCGCTTCAGATTACCTTTAGCATTTAAAATGGATTAA
- a CDS encoding 3'-5' exonuclease yields MYSVIDIESNGAGFRKESIIEIAVYRYDGHEIVDQFISLVNPESEITPFVQKLTKISPKMVKTAPKFPEIARRIVEITENTTLVGHNIEFDYRMLRQEFKRLGYEFKINTLDTIPLAKKLIPEAESYSLGKLVKSLGIPLVDHHRASGDARATLDLFKLLMIKDKDSEIIQQHHDELNAKTYFNKIKELTQDLPSERGIIYLQNAEGKIIHSDFVEDLSKFAKMLFNSKSKRWIQLQEDVVQIHYELTGNNILAKLMMKTKGLRKRENHPFGLYHKGGKYVVEKIATKKEDTPLLKFTSFTQGLKAVSFIKTQEKYADVNQLQKATSLKNRNEMWLSAGRTLGEKSFMIFEKGNVTAYGFYELHTQINTWKKIAAIKIDLDTKTTDLENDFKLALLREDFEIIPTPEK; encoded by the coding sequence ATGTATTCAGTAATTGATATAGAAAGTAACGGAGCAGGTTTCAGAAAAGAAAGCATTATTGAAATTGCAGTGTACAGATATGATGGTCACGAAATCGTAGACCAGTTTATTTCTTTGGTAAATCCTGAAAGCGAAATCACCCCGTTTGTGCAGAAACTCACCAAAATTTCGCCAAAAATGGTGAAAACTGCACCGAAATTTCCCGAAATCGCCAGAAGAATCGTTGAAATTACCGAAAACACGACATTGGTTGGACATAATATTGAATTCGATTACCGGATGCTTCGTCAGGAATTCAAAAGATTAGGTTATGAATTTAAAATCAACACGTTAGACACTATTCCGCTGGCTAAGAAACTGATACCTGAAGCAGAAAGTTATTCTCTCGGCAAACTGGTGAAATCATTAGGAATCCCGCTCGTAGATCACCATCGGGCTTCCGGCGACGCTCGGGCAACACTTGACCTCTTTAAACTCCTGATGATTAAGGATAAAGATTCAGAAATCATACAGCAGCACCATGATGAATTAAATGCGAAAACGTACTTCAATAAAATCAAGGAACTCACGCAGGATTTACCTTCCGAGAGAGGAATCATTTATTTGCAGAACGCCGAAGGAAAAATTATACATTCCGATTTTGTAGAAGACCTGAGTAAGTTCGCCAAAATGCTGTTTAACTCCAAATCCAAACGCTGGATACAGCTACAGGAAGATGTTGTGCAAATTCATTATGAACTTACTGGAAATAATATTCTGGCAAAACTTATGATGAAAACCAAAGGTTTGCGCAAGCGGGAAAATCATCCGTTCGGGTTATACCATAAGGGTGGAAAATACGTAGTTGAAAAAATAGCCACCAAAAAAGAAGATACTCCACTTTTAAAATTCACTTCTTTTACACAAGGACTGAAGGCCGTGAGTTTCATCAAAACCCAGGAAAAGTATGCTGATGTAAATCAGCTGCAGAAAGCCACAAGTCTGAAAAACCGCAACGAAATGTGGTTGTCTGCTGGCCGAACTTTAGGTGAAAAATCCTTTATGATTTTTGAAAAGGGCAATGTGACCGCTTATGGTTTCTACGAACTTCATACGCAAATCAACACCTGGAAAAAAATCGCAGCCATAAAAATCGATCTGGATACTAAAACCACGGACCTTGAGAATGATTTTAAACTTGCTTTGCTGAGAGAGGATTTTGAAATAATTCCGACACCGGAAAAATAA
- a CDS encoding energy transducer TonB, protein MKLFYFLLFISTFLSGQTQLITFPNDQHSYLGGKTNFYKDFQKVLLEKKLKPCDNKNEFLSAYVVVLENDTAVLYDPEKLQKSENKCAREITKEVVKNMPGWVSAKIDGSPKAAVEQYYIYPDAFFNNFKAGYNAEDLIVLPTFEGGIDAFRKEVMKRTDPQDFYVKGKGKVTVTVLFVLDEKGEMENLKLENSSGLKEYDEMILRSIKKIKNKWKPATLHGVPVRFKFRMPMSFSNT, encoded by the coding sequence ATGAAATTATTCTATTTTCTTCTGTTTATCAGTACTTTTTTAAGCGGCCAAACTCAACTCATAACTTTTCCCAACGATCAGCACAGCTACCTCGGAGGCAAAACAAATTTTTATAAAGATTTTCAGAAAGTACTGCTTGAGAAAAAACTTAAACCCTGCGACAACAAAAATGAATTTCTATCCGCATATGTTGTAGTGCTGGAAAATGACACAGCGGTCCTTTATGACCCCGAAAAATTACAGAAATCTGAAAACAAATGTGCCCGGGAAATTACAAAAGAAGTTGTAAAAAATATGCCTGGATGGGTTTCGGCTAAAATCGATGGCAGCCCGAAAGCAGCTGTAGAACAATACTATATTTATCCGGATGCTTTTTTCAACAACTTCAAAGCCGGGTATAATGCTGAGGATTTAATAGTATTGCCCACTTTTGAGGGTGGAATTGATGCTTTCAGGAAAGAAGTTATGAAAAGGACCGATCCTCAGGACTTCTACGTAAAGGGTAAAGGAAAAGTAACTGTCACGGTTTTGTTTGTACTGGATGAGAAAGGCGAAATGGAAAATTTGAAGCTGGAAAATTCATCTGGTCTCAAAGAATACGATGAGATGATTCTGCGCAGCATTAAAAAGATAAAAAACAAGTGGAAACCAGCGACTTTGCACGGAGTACCGGTAAGATTTAAGTTTAGAATGCCTATGTCTTTTTCAAATACTTAA
- the lysA gene encoding diaminopimelate decarboxylase, which translates to MNNKDLLKIAEQFGTPTYVYDAESIKIQYEKLTSSFHKSTRFFYACKALSNINILKYVKNLGGSLDCVSINEVKLGLKAGFDAKKILFTPNCVDLAEIEEAMTLKVHINIDNISILEQFGNKYGDAYPIFVRINPHIFAGGNYKISTGHIDSKFGISIHQLRHIERVMKTTNINVEGLHMHTGSEIKDPDVFLQGLEIMFELAEHFPNLKYLDMGSGFKVPYQEGDMETDVKALGKKVEKAVAEFSKNSGKKFELWFEPGKYLVSESGHLIVKTNVIKQTTATVFAGINSGFNHLIRPMFYDSYHIIENLSNPKGAERIYTVVGNICETDTFAWDRKLNEVREGDILVFRNAGAYGFEMSSNFNSRLKPAEVLFLDGKAHLIRKRDEFEDLLKNQIEVL; encoded by the coding sequence ATGAACAATAAAGATTTATTGAAAATTGCCGAACAGTTCGGTACACCCACCTACGTTTACGACGCAGAATCTATTAAAATTCAGTACGAAAAACTAACCTCTTCTTTCCATAAGAGCACTCGGTTTTTCTATGCTTGTAAAGCACTTTCGAATATTAATATTTTAAAATATGTGAAAAACCTGGGCGGAAGTTTAGACTGCGTCTCTATTAATGAAGTAAAATTAGGTCTAAAAGCAGGTTTTGATGCGAAGAAAATTCTTTTCACGCCGAATTGTGTAGATCTTGCTGAAATTGAGGAAGCCATGACGCTGAAAGTTCACATCAATATCGATAATATTTCGATTTTGGAACAGTTCGGGAATAAATATGGTGATGCTTACCCGATTTTCGTCAGAATCAATCCGCATATTTTTGCCGGCGGCAATTATAAAATTTCTACCGGACACATCGATTCTAAATTCGGGATTTCAATTCACCAGCTTCGTCATATTGAAAGGGTAATGAAAACCACCAATATCAATGTCGAAGGACTTCACATGCACACTGGAAGTGAAATCAAAGATCCCGATGTCTTCCTTCAGGGACTGGAAATCATGTTCGAACTGGCGGAACATTTCCCGAATTTGAAATATCTGGACATGGGAAGCGGTTTCAAAGTACCTTATCAGGAAGGCGATATGGAAACCGATGTGAAAGCATTAGGAAAAAAAGTGGAAAAAGCAGTGGCAGAATTTTCTAAAAACTCCGGAAAAAAATTCGAACTCTGGTTTGAGCCGGGGAAATACCTTGTAAGCGAAAGCGGTCATCTTATCGTGAAAACCAATGTCATCAAGCAAACTACAGCGACGGTTTTTGCGGGAATAAATTCAGGTTTCAACCATTTGATCCGTCCTATGTTCTACGATTCGTATCACATCATCGAAAATCTTTCGAACCCAAAAGGTGCAGAAAGAATTTACACCGTAGTAGGTAATATCTGCGAAACCGATACTTTTGCATGGGACAGAAAGCTAAACGAAGTCCGCGAAGGCGATATATTGGTTTTCCGTAACGCCGGCGCTTACGGTTTCGAAATGAGCTCCAACTTCAACTCCAGACTGAAGCCTGCAGAAGTTTTATTTCTTGACGGTAAAGCTCACCTGATCAGAAAACGCGATGAGTTCGAAGATTTACTGAAAAATCAAATCGAGGTTTTATAA
- a CDS encoding energy transducer TonB has product MRKLLFLLFLFPAAVFSQTAEEENQPKITFIERAKFPGGEDAYRAELFEMINAYIDLRKYAVNGLFQFMFTIDVNGKIKNVQVYPQVKYSEMFIDDMQFAMKRVKTRWIPAKKNDVPIESKYVLKINFTTDHFDHGD; this is encoded by the coding sequence ATGCGAAAACTTCTATTTTTACTCTTTCTTTTTCCCGCAGCCGTTTTTTCCCAAACAGCAGAAGAGGAGAACCAACCCAAAATAACCTTTATCGAAAGAGCGAAGTTTCCCGGCGGCGAAGACGCCTACCGCGCTGAACTCTTTGAAATGATCAACGCATATATCGATCTCCGGAAATATGCAGTCAACGGATTATTTCAATTTATGTTCACCATTGATGTGAACGGAAAGATTAAAAATGTACAGGTATATCCACAGGTGAAATACAGCGAGATGTTTATTGACGACATGCAGTTCGCGATGAAAAGAGTTAAAACCAGATGGATCCCTGCCAAGAAAAATGATGTACCGATAGAATCTAAATATGTTCTCAAAATAAATTTCACTACAGACCATTTTGATCACGGCGATTAA
- the miaB gene encoding tRNA (N6-isopentenyl adenosine(37)-C2)-methylthiotransferase MiaB yields the protein MQEKYIDETKQGEAFAIAEKPQNTKKLFLESYGCQMNFSDSEIVASILNEQGYNTTRNQEEADLILLNTCSIREKAEQTVRMRLSQFKNLKKAKPNLTVGVLGCMAERLKTKFLEEEQLVDLVVGPDAYRDLPNLLKETDGGRDAINVILSKEETYADINPVRLGGNGVTAFVTITRGCDNMCTFCVVPFTRGRERSRDPHSIINECRDLWNSGYKEITLLGQNVDSYLWYGGGPKKDFKNATEMQKLTAVNFAQLLDMVAVAVPEMRIRFSTSNPHEMTEEVFRVIAKHNNICKYVHLPVQSGSDRILEKMNRQHTRQEYLDLIKKGKEIVPDISFSQDMIIGFCGETEEDHQLTLSLMRDVEYDYGYMFAYSERPGTPAHKKMEDDVPADVKQRRLAEVIALQGELSRTRMQGYVGRIHEVLIEGTSRKNENQWKGRNSQNAVCVFDKLEGQKLGDIVSVFVHGNTQGTLLGTTAAEITV from the coding sequence GTGCAGGAAAAATATATAGACGAAACCAAGCAGGGGGAAGCCTTCGCCATCGCAGAAAAACCCCAAAACACTAAAAAACTTTTTCTCGAAAGTTACGGCTGTCAGATGAATTTCTCTGATTCCGAGATTGTTGCATCCATCCTTAATGAGCAGGGTTATAACACGACGCGTAATCAGGAAGAAGCTGATTTAATTCTTCTGAACACATGTTCCATCCGTGAAAAAGCAGAGCAAACGGTAAGAATGCGTTTGTCGCAGTTCAAAAATCTAAAAAAAGCAAAACCCAATCTTACGGTGGGCGTGCTTGGCTGTATGGCCGAGCGCTTAAAAACCAAATTCCTCGAAGAGGAACAATTGGTTGATTTAGTTGTGGGACCCGATGCCTACAGAGATTTACCAAACCTTTTAAAAGAAACCGATGGAGGACGCGATGCCATTAATGTAATTCTTTCCAAAGAAGAAACCTACGCCGACATCAATCCAGTGCGATTGGGTGGAAATGGCGTTACCGCATTTGTTACCATTACCCGGGGCTGCGATAATATGTGTACATTTTGTGTAGTTCCTTTTACCCGGGGACGCGAAAGAAGCCGCGATCCGCACTCAATTATCAATGAGTGCAGGGATTTATGGAACAGCGGTTATAAGGAAATCACACTTTTGGGACAAAACGTTGACTCCTACCTTTGGTACGGAGGCGGCCCCAAAAAGGATTTCAAAAACGCTACCGAAATGCAGAAACTCACCGCGGTGAACTTCGCACAACTTCTTGATATGGTTGCCGTTGCAGTACCTGAAATGAGAATCCGTTTTTCAACGTCAAATCCACACGAAATGACAGAAGAGGTTTTCCGGGTGATTGCGAAACATAACAATATCTGTAAATATGTGCATCTTCCGGTTCAAAGCGGAAGCGACCGGATTTTAGAAAAAATGAACCGCCAGCACACACGTCAGGAATATTTAGACCTCATCAAAAAAGGTAAAGAAATTGTTCCCGATATTTCATTTTCTCAGGACATGATCATTGGATTTTGCGGCGAAACGGAAGAAGATCACCAACTTACGCTTTCACTTATGAGGGACGTAGAATACGATTACGGGTATATGTTTGCTTACTCCGAAAGACCGGGAACTCCCGCTCACAAAAAAATGGAAGACGATGTTCCTGCGGATGTGAAGCAGAGACGTTTGGCAGAAGTCATCGCACTTCAGGGCGAACTTTCACGCACAAGAATGCAGGGTTATGTTGGCAGAATTCATGAAGTGCTGATCGAAGGTACTTCAAGAAAAAACGAAAACCAGTGGAAAGGCCGCAATTCGCAGAACGCTGTCTGTGTTTTTGATAAACTCGAAGGTCAGAAATTAGGCGACATTGTGTCTGTTTTTGTTCACGGCAATACACAGGGAACACTTTTGGGGACAACCGCAGCTGAGATTACGGTGTAA
- a CDS encoding energy transducer TonB, whose protein sequence is MKQQLLWPLLAFPLFLSAQTVHEFPTAQSPYIGGYEAYYKDFHDIVLEKKLQPCADKSQFYQFSVLINADASINFIKDQHPNYLADNKCASDLAREAAKYQTKWNPAIINGTPQPAIARFMIFPDQIFEENNAQYSPAVTTPVYNNAGEDHMNHFWKQLKSNLDLKRFRWEDRFTIEAEFIITKEGKLEDIVLTKKTGLEEFDRMLFYAFKSMKKKWKPATVNGIPVDFRYKYHLTATTDPEY, encoded by the coding sequence ATGAAACAACAGCTGCTCTGGCCTTTATTAGCATTTCCGCTTTTCCTGTCGGCTCAAACTGTTCACGAATTTCCTACGGCTCAATCTCCTTATATCGGCGGTTACGAGGCTTATTACAAAGACTTTCACGACATTGTTTTAGAAAAAAAGCTGCAGCCCTGCGCAGATAAATCACAGTTCTACCAATTTTCGGTTTTAATTAATGCTGATGCATCGATCAATTTTATCAAAGACCAGCATCCCAATTACTTAGCCGATAACAAATGCGCCTCTGATCTTGCACGTGAAGCTGCGAAATACCAGACAAAATGGAATCCTGCAATTATAAATGGTACCCCACAGCCTGCTATTGCACGTTTTATGATTTTTCCGGACCAGATTTTCGAGGAAAATAATGCCCAATATTCTCCGGCGGTGACAACTCCCGTTTACAATAATGCCGGCGAAGACCATATGAACCATTTCTGGAAACAGCTGAAGTCAAATCTGGACCTGAAAAGGTTTCGGTGGGAAGACCGTTTCACGATAGAAGCAGAGTTTATCATCACCAAAGAGGGTAAACTGGAAGATATTGTGTTGACCAAAAAAACCGGACTGGAAGAATTTGACCGTATGCTTTTTTACGCCTTTAAAAGCATGAAGAAAAAATGGAAACCCGCAACAGTTAACGGCATTCCCGTAGATTTCCGCTATAAATACCATTTAACTGCTACTACTGATCCTGAATATTAA